The following proteins are co-located in the Tardibacter chloracetimidivorans genome:
- the msrP gene encoding protein-methionine-sulfoxide reductase catalytic subunit MsrP, with amino-acid sequence MLIRNPDDWELPEGDVTPEGIYLRRREILGGMVAAGLLPAPAAAQPAPAPNLKTRQTFVTPGETPTSFDDIAHYNNFYEFGTDKLDPSRNGGGLQTSPWTLKVSGLVKKPQVYDVDQLIRQLPLEERIYRMRCVEAWSMVIPWVGVSLSHIINHVEPLGSARYVAFRTLLDPDQMPGQRGSVLDWPYVEGLRMDEARHPLAMLSVGLYGRTLLPQNGAPVRLVVPWKYGFKSIKSIVEMRFTERQPPTSWNKANPQEYGFYSNVNPDVDHPRWSQGRERRIGEFAKRRTLMFNGYGSAVAPLYAGMDLKRFF; translated from the coding sequence ATGCTGATCCGCAACCCTGACGACTGGGAACTGCCGGAAGGTGATGTGACGCCGGAAGGCATCTACCTCAGGCGGCGGGAAATATTGGGCGGGATGGTCGCCGCCGGGCTGCTGCCCGCCCCGGCCGCCGCCCAACCGGCCCCCGCGCCAAATCTGAAAACGCGGCAGACATTTGTGACGCCGGGCGAGACGCCGACCTCGTTCGACGACATCGCCCACTATAACAACTTCTACGAGTTCGGGACCGACAAGCTCGACCCGAGCCGCAATGGCGGCGGTCTCCAGACATCACCCTGGACGCTCAAGGTGTCCGGGCTGGTCAAGAAGCCGCAGGTCTACGACGTCGATCAGCTCATCCGGCAATTGCCGCTGGAAGAGCGAATCTACCGGATGCGCTGCGTCGAAGCCTGGTCGATGGTGATCCCCTGGGTCGGCGTGTCGCTCAGTCACATCATCAACCATGTGGAGCCGCTGGGATCGGCCAGGTATGTTGCGTTCCGGACGCTTCTGGACCCCGACCAGATGCCCGGCCAGCGCGGCAGCGTGCTTGACTGGCCTTATGTCGAGGGCCTTCGCATGGACGAGGCGCGCCACCCCCTCGCGATGCTGTCGGTCGGCCTTTACGGGCGGACGCTGCTGCCGCAGAACGGCGCGCCGGTGCGGCTGGTGGTGCCATGGAAATATGGCTTCAAGTCGATCAAATCGATCGTCGAGATGCGCTTTACCGAGCGGCAGCCGCCGACGAGCTGGAACAAGGCCAACCCGCAGGAATACGGCTTTTATTCCAATGTGAACCCCGATGTGGACCATCCCCGCTGGAGCCAGGGCCGCGAACGCCGCATCGGCGAATTCGCCAAGCGGCGGACGCTGATGTTCAACGGCTATGGATCGGCGGTCGCGCCGCTTTATGCCGGCATGGACCTGAAGCGGTTCTTCTGA
- a CDS encoding sulfite oxidase heme-binding subunit YedZ encodes MKKPVWLKPLLFVVLLAPMTVLAISWIRLLSGTDVPALTADPVAETTRVLGEWSLRSLLAALAVTPVARLTGWTPILTARRMVGLIAFSYVLVHWSFWMWLDLAWSPAELAKEIAKRRYVLFGMAGFLCLLSLAITSTRGWIRRLGARRWQSLHRLVYVAGAAGCIHYAMLVKGNQAAPKIYLLILAMLLAARYLPQRRRRSVPAAAKAPVQAPPRNMTRNAIATSASDIPNI; translated from the coding sequence ATGAAAAAGCCGGTCTGGCTGAAGCCGCTGCTGTTCGTCGTGCTTCTCGCGCCCATGACTGTGCTCGCCATTTCCTGGATACGGCTGTTGAGCGGAACGGACGTGCCCGCCCTCACCGCCGATCCGGTTGCCGAGACGACGCGGGTACTGGGCGAATGGTCGCTCCGCAGCCTGCTGGCGGCGCTTGCCGTCACTCCGGTCGCCCGCCTCACGGGGTGGACGCCGATCCTGACCGCGCGTCGCATGGTGGGGCTGATCGCCTTTTCCTATGTGCTGGTGCACTGGAGTTTCTGGATGTGGCTGGACCTGGCATGGTCGCCCGCCGAACTGGCGAAGGAAATCGCGAAACGCCGCTATGTCCTGTTCGGAATGGCGGGCTTTCTGTGCCTGTTGTCGCTTGCGATCACATCGACCCGTGGCTGGATCAGGCGGCTTGGCGCGCGCCGCTGGCAGAGCCTGCACCGGCTGGTTTATGTGGCGGGGGCCGCGGGCTGCATTCACTATGCGATGCTGGTGAAGGGCAATCAGGCTGCCCCCAAAATATATCTGCTGATCCTGGCGATGCTGCTCGCCGCGCGCTACCTGCCCCAGCGGCGGAGACGATCGGTGCCGGCTGCGGCCAAAGCACCCGTTCAGGCTCCGCCTAGGAATATGACAAGGAACGCGATAGCGACCAGCGCCAGCGATATTCCCAATATATAG
- a CDS encoding entericidin A/B family lipoprotein: MIRSITTAAIVALGLLAAACNTVEGVGEDVSSAGRAVDDAAEDAK, encoded by the coding sequence ATGATACGTTCGATCACGACTGCGGCGATTGTGGCCCTTGGTCTGCTCGCTGCCGCCTGCAACACCGTTGAAGGCGTAGGCGAGGATGTCAGCTCCGCCGGACGCGCCGTAGACGACGCCGCGGAAGACGCGAAGTAA